From the genome of Astatotilapia calliptera chromosome 3, fAstCal1.2, whole genome shotgun sequence:
CAACAGCTTGAACCTCTCTGATGATCCGTCTGCGCTAACCATCTTCTTGCGCCTCTCTTCTTATTTATAGCACACATTCAGCCACCTCACCGCTCTAAAATATGTCACAACCCTCCTTCaaaccatttaaaaacagtCATATCCTTTGGCTGTGACATATGTTTGGCGCAGCTTTGTTATTCACGTCCTCACCTCGGGCTTGCTATTGTTAGACAAGCGTGTGAAAAAATACGGCTAGAGTAATCTAAAAGTTTCCAGTTGGACATCAGAACCCAGGATAAACTAAGGAAGGAGATTGCACAAGCAGAAAAACCTAAGAGATAGCAGAGCAGGAAACAGCACAAAGCAATAACAGACCTGCCAGGTTTTCCTCACAGATTATACGACAACAAGTCACACAGAGAACGCATTCAAGTTTGCTTTAGATTGCTCTTTGTTTACACCACCACAGCCACCAATGAGCACTAGTGCAAAAAGGTAGTATATCAATGCTTCAAGTAACTTCTAGTCAGACAAGTCCTGGTGAGACGCATAAGCTACGTGGTTTATAAGAATCTATCTGTTCAGATGGTGATTTATTCTGGTCAAAGTCACACCTCAGGTTTAGTGTGAtgagcagcagtagcagcagtcCGATAATAAACAGATGTAAGATGTTGCAAGAAACATGAAGAATGGGAGATTACACTAATAGAAAGCAGTGAGGTAAGACGGCAACATCCCAAGAGACCCACAAAGGCTGTAATCAGTGAAATGATAAAAGATCAGAGCATAAGCAAAATAATTAGTGTTGTCTGATCCTGATTTTCCAGCCCTTTTCCTCTGCTTTGAGCTTGCACTGTTTATTTACTTAAAGCCCTTCTTTGGCCTCTTTATTATCCCCAGTTACCCAATAAATCTGAAGACATCAATGGGACAGCTATACGTGGTATGTAGAACTAGAGGTGACCTTTCTGCTTAATGTAGCAGAAACGTATAAGCCTTTATGCTACAGTAGAAATGTCCCTACTTCAGATcttggttgttttttgtatgaTCTCGACATTACAGATGAAATAGTTACTTCACAGCCTTTGCTCTCATGCTCAGTAAGAGCAGCGTAAACAAACATCAAAGTTTGATCGTCCTGATTACGCCGCTTGGTAGTGATTGCATAGctgaagtatttttttcttgGCTGAGACGAGAGCGTTGGCTCTCTTATCGCCACCTGACTGCAGCGGGGTGGACAGATAGACAGACGGAGGTGGTCTTCCTGTGTGTTTTCAAGCAGGATTTCCTTCAGCCTGTCCTCCTGCTGGCCCCATGGCCTCTAGCTTAACCCGAGGACATGGTGACCTGCCAACGTTCTGTCACTGCGCACGGGAGTTTTATACCATAGAGGGTGTTTTTAGcatttagaaaaaacatttgTCATAATATAAGtgtgtaattttactttttaataatCTTTAGCTATTATTTCTGTTATCTAAGGACAAAAGCTATACATGTGACTTCAAACTGattacacaaaaaaaccccacgaaccatctatatttatattaaatctATTAGTGCTTAAATTCTTTAATTTTATACTTTATCAGGTACCTGGCTGATTTGAACCCAACAGCATAGACAGAACTATTGCTGGATATTGATCaggtcttcaaagctgcagacagCTTTGTCGAGCCCTGACAACAGGATGTGTTAAGAGCAACAACGTGACGCAGTATTTAAAGACAATGTGTTTTAAGCGGACAGCGCAGGTCAAATCAGTGTTTCCTCTACTTAAAAATCTTTTTAGCTAATCTAAAACTCATTTCTATGAAGACCTACTAAACATAAATGCAACTTcggtatttgtttttattttacagagaaAACTGAACTATGTTGTAACACTGCACCATGTAAAATGTAGCGGATCAGTGTAGTCAGTATATTTAAGGAACAGGGGCATGAACTACGcaacaaaaaacatgtattaAACATTACTGCACTAAAAACGACACACACATATGTTTttatatctttgtggggacatctaattgactagccgcttaccctaaccatcaacAATGACTCCCTAACCCTAATCCTAACCCTCAGAccaaacctaaccataacctaattgtatccctgacactaaaaccacattttgagtctcaaaaatgccttcaaactttcCGGGACCGAGAGTTTGGTCCCCATAagggctgttggtccccacaagtgtAGTAAACTTCCAATTTTTGATCCCCACAAAgacatataaacacagacacacacacacatggtcaAGCTAAATCTAGATCTAGATCAGCTCTCACTAAACGTAGTGATTCTCTGTGCATGTAGCACAAAGAGGGCGCTATCGTGGACTCACACTGGTGTCACAGACTACCTCTAAGACCCACAGAGGTCCAAATCACACCTTCATGATTTATAATAACAACGTAACCAAAAACGCCTTTTAAAAGGATTGAAAGTCAGCATTTCAGCACAAACGCCTcacaccaactgtcaagcacggaggtggaggggtgatgatgggggcttgttttgcatccacaggacctgggcatctcacagtcactgagtcaaccatgaactcctctgtatataaagtattctagagtcaacgtgagaccatctgtctgacagctaaagcttggcccagACTGGGCACTGCAGCAGCCACATCAAagtcaacctgactgaaatgctgcgTTGacaccttaagagagctgtgtatGAAACTCTAAGTGTCAGATGGCATCATCTGCCTCTTATCAACTCCAGCTGAGTTTATCATCCTGTACGTTTAAATCACTGGTTAACATTTTCTAAAGCAGTTTTTGGACTCTGTAATACAAATAAACATGATAAAAAGAATGTGCTCGGCTCCGTGGTACCTCCACCTTTAAGACAAACCAAGTCTGCCTCTACTGcccttcccccccttttttctgctttcctgcACCTCAACTTATCAGGTCAGCCGCCTCATTCTGACCCCTAACACACAACACCCAGCCCCCATTGCAACAGGGAGAGGGTGAAGGGGTGTAGCATGTCCTGGATAAGAGAGGTGGAATGTGTGCAGTGAGAGGAGTTGCAGGAGAAAAGCAGGGGGGGGTTTGATAAGTTTGATGGGTGGGGagaaagtgggatggatgcagGGAGTGCAGGAGGAGGGGAGATACAGCATTCTGGACTCAATCAGATGGGGGGTAAAAAGAGGAGGGCAGAGACAGAAGTTTGACATACCGAAGACAAAGACCACAGCAACTGGAAGCTTCGGTTATTTCCACCATCATCTCTGCACCACTTCGTCCACAGCAACAATTTGATCGGTGGATTGGAGAAGACGACAGAAGATTTAGGACGCAATCTTTTCCACTGACATCTCAGGATATCTGACGGAAACCAAAAGCAAAGCTGCAGGACACCAATTTATCACCTAAAGAGATAAGGCTTCAAAGGGGAACCTCCAAGAAGATCTCAAAGCCTGTTTTAACTTCACTCTGGAGAACTGGAAAAGAACAGCTGAAGGAATAAAAGCAGAACGAAAGAGCTTCATTAAAGTGTGCAGGGAGTGCACGAGTGTGGCTGACAGACTGGTCACAAGTCTTCTGCAGAAGAAGtgagaaaagcagcaaaaatcTGGAGGAGGAACAGCAAGAGGTCCACCGGGCCCCACAGCACAACGTGAGTACGACCTCAAACCATGAAATCATATTAACACTGAACAGCTGAGATATAAGTTACTACACTGAAGCTAAAACACTGTTTACATCTATTGAGTGATGTTCAACAGAACGTAATGAGTATAAGAGACAAACAAGTATTATTGCAGCTATTTTGTTCCAGAtaatagaaaagaaagaaaaaacagttacGACACAACACGTTACTCCACGAAAAGTAAGAGCAGTGAGTAAAATGGGCGGAGTCCTTAAATGTATTTCCCATTTCCCATAAGCTGCACAATGAgtcacctcacacacacacacgcatgtgcGCATACACACTTTCCTGCCAGTCCTTCCTCTATGACCTTCCACCTTACAAAAACACTTGGGATAACAATGGGACACAGGCGTGGAAAAATTTACACTAACGCACCCAGGACAGCATCGCGAAAGGCCCGGATCTGCTGTACCTGCTGAGATCCAGTGAGTCCAACGTTAGCCGATATATTTTGAAGGTTACTTTTTGTTCGACTTGAGCTTTAAGTGCGCACAGCGTGCACACACGGCCATCTTACCTGACCTTTCTGACTTTACACGATTAAACGGCCTCACCCGTTTTTGTTTGTACAAAAAGCTGCTGTTGTGCACGCAACTTCCATCTTGCCATCACAATGAACCACTCATTACACACATCACACCACCGCCAGCACAGGCATAGTCCTCCACTGGTTCCTGCACAGGACAGATTCTAATGTGCTCAATTTTTGTCCACACAGCATTCCCGTACGGCATAAATATGAATCTGTGACTCGttcaagtcaaagaaaagatggcCTTCCTATCAGTGTGTGGCAacgcttttaaaaataaaaggatgacaGGTTGAGTAGGTCtttcctgctgggatttttCCGGCACTGAAGCTTTTTCTGGCAGCTTGCACAGCCGTGGTACTCTCACGTCCTCTCTCCAACATGGTCATCGCTGTCTCCTGACCTCAGAGAAGTGAGGATATCCTGCAGCAGACGCAGCTGCGTACCCCATAAAATCTGCCCTAGCGCAAAAAGAATGCAACGTCCTGGTGTAAGATCTCTTAAATATCAACCCGATTTTTTGTTATataaaattgccataacttATTCTTAATATTTCATGCTCACGAGGCCATTATTTACAAAAGTTAAATGACTCTATACACTTTATgaaacatttgatttccataAAATGCCTAACATCTTGCAATAATGGCACCTTGGCCATTAATAATATTGcgggaaaatggatggatggataattttaaggtttttttgttttaattaaccaaaatatttaaaatatttaacccTGTCCCCTGCAATATTGTGAATATGCTAGATTATTGTTCTAAAAGACAGATAGGTTGAACATAACATTACCCCAACATATTTACATTAGTAAACCGCATCGTTTTTATGTCGTTCCATATTGTTATTACATTTTGTGTTGGGAGAATTATTCAATTCACTTCAACACAATTTATATACAAGTCAAccaaaagcactttatattataaggtgaAGACCTACAGTAATATATCCAAACCTGTGACCAACTCCTTTTAAACTGTCGTTCCTTTATTGATCTCTTCCCATTATTTTAACACAAAGTAAGGGAATAATTCGTTGTAGTAACAAAGTCATGGGTATTATTGAGCTGGTGCTTCACTGAGCTACAGTGAAAATTCTAAGGGTTCGATTTGTAACGGTGGACTGTTTTACTAGTACAAGATATATCTGTGATCAACAACTAGCCTGAGGAGTTAAACCTTTTTCTTTAGTAGCATCGGTACTTGCAGAGGCACAACACACAACACCACATAGCCACAGTTACATGTGCAAACAACACCCACATGTACAAACTTTCATGCGAGTTAGCCTTGATCTCTCCACTTCACAAACtacatatcgttagcttcatagcataagtgcctaagtcatttgacttagtcaaatgacttaggcacttatgctatgaagctaacgatataacAATTATGGGGCCTTTTCCTTTTGGCCAATCAGCTCGCTGATAATCATCACCTCACAGATGGCATCACACAAGGCTCCCTAGCTTCCTGACAGAAAAAGCATGTAACCTCTTAGTGAACCCACAACCACTAACTCAGTGGTTTTTGTCACTTTGACACCTGACTGCTCACACAGTCTCCAACCACCAACACATTGGCCACACATACAACACCTTCAAAACACCTGCAATGATGTGCACAATCTCCTCATCCTTGATGTTGATTCAGACCAAGTTccgatttctttttcttcacacaGTTCGTTATGAGTATGGCCGGTACTCTCGAGAGGGGGGCACACCATCAGGCCTTGGACTTGTCTGAGGAACTGCCacctcaccaccaccatcaccacaccaaccaccaccagcagcagcatcttCACCATTCCAACTCCCTGGCATCCACCGCGGCTGTGGGTGGAGGGAGAGAAACACCTTCACGTGTGGTTGTGCCTCCTCCTTATTCTGCAGCTGAGAGTGGCGGCGGGGGAAGCGAGGCTCCTCTGGAGCTGCGGGGATCTCTCGACTGCTGGGCCTGCTCGGTGCTGGTCACCGCTCAGAACGTGCTGATCGCCGCAATCAACGCGTGCCTCGCTGGACTGGTGTTCGGGATCATCCTGACACCAGCCATCGTCATGGTTGTGTTTGGCTTCCTCTGTCACTCTACAGTAAGAGAAAGGAAAACGGGGAGCGAATGAACGGGAACGTGTGAAAACTGTGTGAACTCTTTGTGTTCTTCTTCTGCACCGCGGCATTCAGGCGCAATTTAAACTCGATTAGCACATCTGCATGCATCCTCCGACGCATTTCATAATAATTCATAGAGCTATTTGCTCTCAAAAATCATGCATCGCAGACATTTGAAACCACCGGAGTATGTAAGGAGAGATGCTGAGTGGAGATGATTGCATCAATCTTTTTATGAAATATCTACAAGTCCTAATCTTGTAACTTTTATCCACAAGTTTGAAATAGTTGTGCTTGGGGCTTAGGGAGTGCTTTGGCTTTTATCATCGATGAGAGGTTTTATAATCTGATAAGTCTCAGATTCTTTTAGATGTTGAGGAGAAACAACTGGACAGGGCAAGTGGCCAGGAGTAGGATAGGCATTAGAGCACAAACCTTTAAAGAATGTCTGCTTTAGGGattaaaatacactttttaaCATATGATTGTGAAAGCATAATATtggaaaaacataaatattaaaaactaaataaacggTTAATACACAGAATTGCATGTGAGGAAACAATATTTTTGAAAAGCACATACAGCTAAAACCAAGCTGCTCACTTAACATCGTATGCAGAAGCATCACCTGGACTAAACCAAAAAGTCATGGTGGATCAGAGGCTTTCACACATACCAATGGCACTTGTGTAGGCCTCCTTAATAACCAGAGGGACCAGGATTCTCTCATGTTCTCTCACAGTAAGACCTCATGTGACACCAGCTTAGAAAAGGATTAACCAGGATCTGGGAGGGTGAAGAAAGGAGAAAATTCGGGAGAAATAAAAAgggccaaagaaaaaaaacatataaagaaaGTAAGTTGGATCCAAGTATTTAAGAAAACACAACCACACATGCAATATATACAACTTtttgcaaaaaagaaacaagtgcATTCCTTTCCCAGTACACCCTGCCTCAGATCTGGAGGCATTCAGGAGCTCTCAcgattttaaaacaaacacggGCATACTTGTCCGAGTCTTATCTTCTACGACTCCTATTCTAAACGCTTCCTCCGTTAACTCgcactatattatatttttatgcagAATGTtcgttgtttttattttaaaagtaagattAAATCAGCTATACGGCTTTAAGACTGCACGACTTTAATcatttaaaagaacaatatagAAGACCTTATTTCAAATTCCAGTGGATTCTGGTGCACAACTCTTGCCTTGCTTTGCCCTTTTTGCAACTCTACAGACAAAGGTTGACAGAGGTTTGAGTTTAGTGTTTTCCATGTCATTCTTACTTTCTTGCAGCCTGCACTTTGC
Proteins encoded in this window:
- the tmem88b gene encoding transmembrane protein 88b — encoded protein: MSMAGTLERGAHHQALDLSEELPPHHHHHHTNHHQQQHLHHSNSLASTAAVGGGRETPSRVVVPPPYSAAESGGGGSEAPLELRGSLDCWACSVLVTAQNVLIAAINACLAGLVFGIILTPAIVMVVFGFLCHSTVRPHGTTPYCSDLLTDGGCVALLVVGFLLVTPLLVLALAAYCRLARHLQLGLCFIPYSRAVYKNLPATQHRGLGTGCCGGRDAADGGGKGKVWV